Genomic window (Drosophila sulfurigaster albostrigata strain 15112-1811.04 chromosome 2R, ASM2355843v2, whole genome shotgun sequence):
GCGTTCGGTACGAGATGAAAGTGAGTTTGAGACCCGACGATGCCTTTTTGCCAATGGATTAATATCCTTTAGGCCAACTGAACACAACACTTTAAATCTGTTTTTCTCGCTCAGTTGTTCGTGTGTCTCTTGGCTTTGGCCGCAACTGTGGCAACCGCAAATGCAGGACTCTTGGGACTTCTCAagggcggcggcggtggtggctATGGAGGTGGCAGCAACTACGGCGGTGGCTGGTCCAATGGTGGCGGCTATGGTGGCGGCTATGGAGGCGGATATGGCGGTGGATCTGGTGGAGTTCAAGTCATTAAAGTAATCGACGCTGGACACGGAGGTGGTTATGGCGGCGGATATGGAGGCGGATACAATAGCGGATATGGAGGCGGATATGGGGGTGGATACAACTCCGGATATGGAGGTGGATACAGTGGTGGATACGGCGGCGGCTATGGCGGTGGCTATGGAGGCGGCCATGGCGGTAGCTATGGAGGCGGCCATGGCGGTCGTGTCGATGTCTACAAGGTCATCACAACCACTTCGACCAGCGGAGGATATGGTGGCGGTTATGGCGGCAACTATGGTGGCTACAGTGGCAACTATGGTGGCAACTATGGCGGCAATGTTGGCGGCTATGGTGGTTATGGTGGCGGATATGGCCATGGTGGCTGGTCGACCGGCAAGTCTGGCTGGTGGAAGAAATAAACTGTGAATCCACTCTATgttattgtaaaataaaaccCGTTCTTCCTATTTCAAggttaaaataaactttaaaaaaatataatttgttttcgtgTTTTATTTCTGAGGAAAGAAAACCCAATTAAACCTCCAACAAATTATATAAccagtttaaaataaatgactaAAAAGGGTTAATTAAAactgtaaaaaataaaagctgtCATCGTTGATCAGCAGTAAATGTTAGAGAATTAAACATATTCCGGGGCAATATATCAAAATGACAAATCATAAAATCATATGTTAAGTGTTGTGGTATTTCACAACTTTAGGATAATAGTGAAAACCACAACAAACTTCAGATAATAGAGTATTTATGAGTCTACCATTTTAGGttgttgaataatttaatttaaacaaattttacgatcatttcattgttttgcAATAAACCCGCAAAAGGAGAAACAGACCAAGAATACTGGCTTTGTTCTTCGGCTTAAGTAACCTGATTGATAAACTTGCTTTGCAGttatttccaaaatgttgataaatcaatttgtatCGAATACACAACACATGCAAATAATTGGCAATTATACGCTATAAGAGTCAAATTTGACTTGTGCTGAGAATAAGCTAGTTTACAGCATAAAGTGGAGTAACATTTGGATTTAGCTAACAAGCCAATCACTTGTTCCTTCCAGCTTATGGACTGCAACAAGCTAACAGGAACAATAAACTCTTGTCAGTGAAGTAATCTGTGATATTTATATGAAAGCATCAAGGGAATCTCAATCTCACACAATCAAgttagacagacagacacgcTATATCgtacatatatgttatttgtgtgtgtgtttatacataaatacgaGTACCAACGATTGCCAAGGGCAGCCACGCCATGAAGTTTATGGGGCAGATATGAGAgttggaactggaactggatgTGGAAGTGGGAGGACAGAGACAACATATGGGCCTCAAGGCATTTGGCGCATTCGTTGGCAAGGAAATAGACGTTGGCATATGTATACAGGAAAcaggcatgtgtgtgtgtgtgtgtgtgtgtgtgccatattTAGTACCGTGCGGAATCGCACGTGAGTCCGTAAATGTTGGATACGTACTTTAAGATGACctttgaaatgtttaataaattgagGTGCACATTTGGATTcgtaaatgttttatttgtaaatttttttgtaacttttttgtttcttgaaAACTTTGCTGCTTACATGCGAATCTCGCTTAAAactatcaaataaataatgttaataaattattataatctaAACTACAGTTAGACGACGAACTTAACTCACtacaaatttaatcaaaatgcatGAAGTGCGTGCGCGAGAAAACgaagagaaatgaaaaatgaaaaaaggcGAGCTGGAAATGAGTGCAGAGCGTGGATGGTGTCTTTGCTAGACAAAGAATgatgaataattgaaaagtaaCAGAaactgtgtgctgtgtgtgtgtgtgtatgaatgtTGTAAATTATAGTAGACAGATagagagcaaagcaaagagcGCGTATAGAGTTCAGTCAGAGTTAAAGTCGATAGCTGGATAGTTGGTTAACAGTAAAACGGTAGACGGTAGAATGGAACAGATTGCGTCACATACTCGTGTAATCGATTATATAATGCATATGTGCCTAATCATTAATAACGCACAGTGTGAACGCACGTTACAGATACATTTCCAGCGATGTATCCATAGGTGCAACTGTTGCTCAGAGTCAGAATTAACCGTTCGGAAACGCATCAAGAGTCACTCAAAGCGAGCGCAAAAAGTACGTCGATAATTATCTTGAAAAATCTAATTACAATTTGCTTATCTTTCTCcttgtgtctgtctctgtgtctctttGTCTCATGTCTGCTTGTGATTTGTGATTTATCTACAAGATAAATGCAACTACGTGGCTATGaactttgaatttttgtatctTATGGGTGCGCTTTGACTTATGACTTTGTCTGCGTCTGCTGCAGTCCCGCCGCCAATGGCTGCTgatactgttgctgctgctgctgttgttgctgctgctgcgctgcttgctgcctgctgtgCGCACGATAGGCCATCTCCTGTGCTTCGGTCAACGAACGTCTGTCCcagccaccgccgccgccgcctccgccACCACCGCCCGAGGACCAACCGCCGCCTCCACCTCCGCCGCCAGATGACCAACCGGAACTGCCGCCCGATGACTTGCCGGCCATGAGTTTCTTCAGTCCAATTATGCCGGCCAAGAGCAGTGCAATCTTGGAGATAATTAACGCCTTGCCCGCCAATATGTAGAGTGCTCCCATGGCAATGGGCAACATGCCCATAAGTTTTGTTGCCATCATCATGGCCATCATCATGCCCATTTTCTTCATCTTGCCGCGACCtgtaataaaattcaaatgcagaGTGAAAATGaggatgaaaaaaaaaaactctttgTAAATCCATGTCAGAAAGAGCGCAAGTACTTTCAATTTGTGTCATAAACCTACAGTGAATTGAGTGAAGAGCAACTATAACAATTATAGCCTTAGTCATAACTATACtcatacttttatttaatttttttctcattttcacACGCTTTCATCATCGTCCCTTTATGATTATGAAGAATGCGTGTCTTTAGTCTAGTACGTGCTATCAATGGAGATGTTTTCTTTAGACAATTTTCCAGCTGCAAGTTGGCTGGTGAAAGTTTGCCAGACTATTTGCCAAGTTACAAAGGCTGTGTGAGAATTTTATTTGGCTTCATCGTGTGTGGCTTTCATTTTGCTGCCATCAGGGataccttttttttatagtattttctcTTGTTGGTTATTTGGTGGTGAAATTCACTGAGCAGGTGGTAAGGCCAAGGCCAAGGCTGCTCTCATCGCAGCCGAAATAAATGCAATGAGACATTCATAACCAGCTTTGGAGCAGGCAATTCCAATTAGCTAAATATGGTCAGGCAATTGGGAAAGTGttggccaacaaacaaaacaaaaatacgcGAGCACGAGTACGAGTCCGAGTATCAATTGAAAATCTTGATCAATGATTTGAAAGTAAAATACAAGCCATGCGCTGTGAAAGTAAGTTCACTTTTCATTGCGAGAAAATGTTGCTTGTCgccaatttacaaaaaaaaagtgctttAAGTGCTCGTgtcaaaattgtaattgatgCAAGCAAGCCATTGACAGCCAAGAAGTCATTAACATGGCCCACCAGGCAGCCAAAGAGAGCCAAGAGAAACGTGGCCCACACTTTCATTGCGTTCGACACGGTCATGCCTCGACATCTTAAAGCCTCACTCCGTGTCATGTTGTCGTGCTGTTAAGTTAACAAAAGGGGGGATGAAGGCATTTTCACAAGTACCTTTTGCCACTGAATGCGGCGTTCTCTTCATGTATATTTACTCAcgcaaaaacaatattttttttagtaggCAATTCTTGGCTCGAGCATTTTACAACATTGctgaaacatttaaataaatacaaaattgtcaaAGATACACTTTTCAATACACTTCTACTTCGTCTGCTGATCTGTTTTCTCAAAGGGCATTTAAAATTCGTCTTGAGTTGGGTGCATAAATTCAACCTTTTTAATGCTGGCCAACATGAAGTTCTGGCATGACAATTTTTCGTCATCGTGTTGTGATTTTcatgttttggttttgttctttgttcatagttgttgttgttcagaTTTTTTAGGTCATTGTAAGCTTGGAGAACAAGTTtcgtgtgttttgtgtgtgtgccacaaaaacaattgcacaTTTTCCCAAAGCAAAGAATTTCCCTCACTTATAagcacacgtacacacacacaatgcaaaGATGATATGCCAAACTGCAAGAGCAAGCAATTGCTAAGGAAATGGGCCAGGCTTCAAGCTGCTAGCTTGCCAATGTCATTGCCAGATACACAATTAAGAGACAGAACTATGcaatacgtacatatatatcttGGCTCTAATAACTAGCGGATGGTGCCCCAATTACGAGGTAACAGACACcaagcagcaacaccagcagcatcTGAGACAGCATGCAACAAACAGCCCGTGGCAAGTGGGGCAAAATTATGTCACTGTCACGCGCAATGCATGCATTTAGCGGTGCTTGCTTGCAACCTAACGTAACTGCAATTATAACGCTTTTGTCTGCAACGAGTGTTTGTGCTTGTGGCATGCTTGCTTACCTTCCTCGAGGCCGCGTCCAATCTCGTCGGAAGTCAATTTCGGGAAGCTAACCTGCAGCGAGTGGCCGTTGAAGAAATAGCTTAAGCGCTCAATTAGCATGTTTGTTAGTTTTGTATCGCGATCGGTACCCGAGGAGCG
Coding sequences:
- the LOC133837824 gene encoding uncharacterized protein LOC133837824; this translates as MKLFVCLLALAATVATANAGLLGLLKGGGGGGYGGGSNYGGGWSNGGGYGGGYGGGYGGGSGGVQVIKVIDAGHGGGYGGGYGGGYNSGYGGGYGGGYNSGYGGGYSGGYGGGYGGGYGGGHGGSYGGGHGGRVDVYKVITTTSTSGGYGGGYGGNYGGYSGNYGGNYGGNVGGYGGYGGGYGHGGWSTGKSGWWKK
- the LOC133837823 gene encoding uncharacterized protein LOC133837823, whose amino-acid sequence is MTLKQKHVRAQAVSLLFMLTTLCLAGNGDAATEQLNNVMPGGNQNAGARTLLRVYDECNRAESGFTPCLKKKAISFIDRIAPIDAINVADGIKLMRLESAPRPPAYSENELESTLARSSGTDRDTKLTNMLIERLSYFFNGHSLQVSFPKLTSDEIGRGLEEGRGKMKKMGMMMAMMMATKLMGMLPIAMGALYILAGKALIISKIALLLAGIIGLKKLMAGKSSGGSSGWSSGGGGGGGGWSSGGGGGGGGGGGWDRRSLTEAQEMAYRAHSRQQAAQQQQQQQQQQQYQQPLAAGLQQTQTKS